The genomic stretch AGGATTCGACGGCCTAGGGGTCGGTGCCGGGACGCCTGTGGGCCACGGCCGAACCCCGCCCACCCCAACGGAGACGCTTCATGACCGAACCCACCCCCACCCACCACTCCAACCCTGCCGGTATCAAGCGCGTCGCCGTCCTCACCAGCGGTGGCGACGCTCCCGGCATGAATGCGGCCATCCGGGCCGTCGTCCGCACCGCGACCTTCGAGGGCATCGAGGTCGTCGGCGTCCGCCGGGGCTTCTCCGGGCTGCACCGGGGCGAACTGCACCTGCTCGGTGCCCGCGACGTCGCCAACACCATCCAGCGCGGCGGCACCATCCTGCTCACGGCGCGCAGTCACACGTGGCGCACGCCGGAGGGGCGTGAGCGCGGCGCGCGTCACCTGCGCGAGTGGAACGTGGACGGCCTGATCGTGATCGGTGGCGACGGCAGCTTCCACGGCGGGCATTTCCTCCAGCAGGAGCACGGCGTGCCCGTGATCGGCGTGCCCGGCACCATCGACAACGACCTGTACGGCACCGACCACACCATCGGCTACTTCACGGCGGTCGAGACCGCCCTGGACGCCGTGGACAAGCTGCGTGACACCGGGGCCAGCCACGAGCGCATCTTCGTGATCGAGGTCATGGGCCGCCACGCCGGGCACATCGCCCTGGACGTCGCGGTGGCCGGCGGCGCCGAGGAGGTCTTCATCCCTGAAGATGGCAAACCCGTGTCGGACGCGATCGCCGCCGTCAAGGACTCGGTCGCCAAGGGCAAGCTCGGCAGCATCATCATCGTGGCCGAGGGCTACCCCGGCGGCGCGCAGGCCGTCGCGGACGCCATCCAGGCCGAGACCGGCTACGAGACCCGCGTCAGCATCCTGGGCCACATCCAGCGCGGCGGCAGCCCCGTCAGCTCCGACCGCATCCTCGCCAGCCGTCTGGGCGAGGCGTCTGTGTACGCGCTGATGGAGGGCCGCAGCAACGTCATGGTGGGGCGCGGCGCGGGCGGCATCACGTACACACCGCTGCAGGAGACCTGGGAAAAGCGCAAGGACGTCAGCCGCGACCTGTACCGCTGCGCGAAGACGCTGAGCGTGTAGCGGCGCGGCCGGTGGCCGACCGAAGAAGGCAGAAGGCGGGATTCCCCGGGCCTTCTGCCTTCTTCCTTGAGCCTCCTGCTCTCGTCAGTCCCGCTCGACGTTCCGCAGGAAGGCCGGGATGTCATAGTCCTTGGGATCGTAGCCACCACTGCCGCCGCCGCGCACCGGCTTGACGAAGGTCTCGACGCTCGGCCCACGCAGGCCCGAGGCGATGCCGATGGTCGTGTCGTTGAAGCCGGTGGCAATCACGGTCACGCGCACCTCGTCGCCGGCAGCCTCGTCGGGCGTGATGCCGAACAGGATGTCCGGGTCGTCGAAGCCGGTCGCCTCACGGATCTTCTCGACGATCTCGTTGGCGTCGGTCATGGACAGGTCGTAGCCGCCCGTGACGTTCACCAGGATGCGGCGGGCGCCGTCGATCCCGCGCTCCAGCAGCGGCGAGTGGATGGCGCTCATCGCGGCTTCCTCGGCGACCTTCTCGCCGCGCCCCGCGCCGATGCCCATCAGCACCGTGCCGCTGTTCGCGAGCAGGTTGCGGACGTCCGCGAAGTCCAGGTTGATCATGCCGTCCACGTTGATGACGTCGCTGATGCCCTTGACGCCGTAGTACAGCACGCGGTCGGCGATCAGGAAGGCCTCCCGGAACGAGACCTTCTTGTCGACGGCGGTGAGCAGCTTCTCGTTGTTCACGACGATCATGCCGTCCACGCGGTCCGCGAGCTTGCTGATCCCCTCCTCGGCGACGCGCTGGCGCTTGGGCCCCTCGAAGCGGAACGGGCGGGTCACGATGGCGACGGTCAGCACGCCCATCTCGCGGGCGATCTCGGCGACGACCGGCGCGCTGCCGGTGCCGGTTCCGCCGCCCATGCCGGCCGTGATGAACAGCATGTCCGTGCCGTCCAGGTACTCCTTGATGCGTTCGCGGTCTTCCAGCGCGGCCTTCTCACCCACCTCGGGGTCGGCGCCGGCCCCCAGGCCACGGGTCAGGCGGTCACCGAGCTGGATGCGGATCTCGGCGTGGCTCTTGGCGAGCACCTGCGCGTCCGTGTTGCCGGCGATGAACTCGACACCCTCGAGTCCGCTCTCAATCATGCGGTTGACGGCATTGTTGCCCGCCCCGCCCAAGCCAATCACGCGAATTCTGGCCGCTTGCATCATGTCTCCTTGCAGGAACGGCCGCCTCTGTGCAGGGGGGCCGGTTCAACTCGGGGTAGTTTAGCGCACCTTCGCAGAGGCCGGGCACGGCGTGACCAGCCCGGTCGGTCGCCGCGCCCGCGGTGCCGCGTCGGTACGGAGAGGCCCGCCTGACACTGCGACGTGTCGGGCGGGCGGCAGGAACCGGCGATTACAGCCAGTCCTTGAACAGGTTGCGGATCCGGTCGACGAAGCCCTCGCCTCCGCCGGTCTTGCCGGCCTTCTGCTCGGCGATGACCGGCGGCTGCACGATGACGGGCGGAAGATCCAGACCCTCGATCTGATCCTTGTTGGGATCGTCGCGGAACACGGTGTGCGGCACCTTGCCGTCCTGTCCGATGCCGTACAGCACCAGTCCCACACTGGCCGCGTGCGCGGGGCCATTCACGATGTCATTCAGGCCACCGATCCCGCGCGGTCGGCCCACCCGCACCGGCAGCCGGAAGCGGTCGCGGGCGAGATCGGCCACACCGCGCAGGCTGGCCGCGCCGCCGGTGAGCACCACACCCTGGGCCACGAGCTCCACGGGGCCCAGGGTGTGGTCGATCTCGTCGCGGATCAGCGAGAAGATCTCGGCCAGGCGAGGCTTGATGATGCGCGACAGTTCGAAGGCGCTGATGGCGTGCGTGCTGCCTGACGCCGTGGTGATCTCCAGCGTCAGATCCTGGTCGGCCAGTTCCGGCAGGGCCGCGCCATAGCGTTTCTTGACGTTCTCGGCTTCTTCCAGCGGGATCTTGAGGATCTGCGCCAGATCGGCCGTGACGTGCTCCCCGCCGATGGGAATGCACGCCGAGTGCGCGAGGTTGCCGCGCTTGAACACGCCGACGTCGGTGGTGCCGCCGCCCATGTCCACCACGATGACCGTCTGCATCTGCTCGGCGGCCTCCAGCGTGGCCAGGCCCGACGCCAGGGCGTGCAGCACGAAGCCGCTCACCTGCAGTCCGGCCTCCTGCACGCAGCGGCGCAGGTTCAGCAGCGGCCCGGCCGTGCCGGCGACGATGTGGACATCGACCTCCAGGCGCACACCGTGCATGCCGACCGGACTCTTGATGCCTTCCTGGCCGTCCACGACGTACTCCTGCGGCAGGGTGTGGATGATCTCCAGGTTGGGGTCGAGCGGCACGGCGCGGGCGTTCTCGATGGCCCGGTCGACGTCGGGCTGCGCGATCTCCTGGTTGCGCCGGATGGCGGCCAGGCCGTGGCTGGTGATGGCCTTGGCGTGGTTGCCGGCCACCGACACGAACACGCGGTCGACCTTGACGCCGCTGACCCGCTCGGCGGCCTGTACCGACTGGCGGATGGCGTGGGTGGCCCGCTCCAGATTGACGACCGAGCCGCGCTTCATGCCCTCGCTGGGCATGCTGCCCTCGCCGATGATGTCGACGTTGCCGCCCTCGGCGACCTCGCCGATGACGGTGGTGATTTTGGTGGTGCCGATGTCCAGGCCCACGATGATCGGGTTGTCCTTCATTCCTGGACGCTCACCCCCCAGGGGTAAATAGCAAGGTCGGTATTCGGATACATGGTGATGCTCCCAGCATACTTCAGGAGGGAATCGAGGTCGCCACTCCAGATCGAGCCCGTGGGCAACTTCACCCGCAGACCAGCCGGTGTGTACGTCACCGACCTGACATTGTACGCGGAGAGGGCCGACAGCACCCGCAGGGCGTCCCGGTGCCGGTCCGGCCCCCAGCCCTCGATCAGCGGGAGGCGTTCCAGACCACGGCCGCCGGGCATGACGGTGCCGTCCGCTGCCACGGCCTGCACGGCCGATCCGGCATTCCAGCGGGCCACCGGCCGCCGCTCGGTCACCGTGATCGAGACCCGGTCGGGAAAGCGGCGGGTCACGACCGCCGACTCGATCCACGGGCTGTCCAGCAGGCCGCGTGCCCGCCACGACCCGTAGTACAGCCACCCGAAACCCGCGTGTGCGCCGGCCAGCTGCTTGATCTGTGCGGCCGGCACCTGCACGTTGCCGCTCACCCCGATCTGCCGCACCGGCAGCGCGAACCACGACGCGGCCAGCGCCGCGCCCGCCACCACGGCTCCCGCGATCCACGGCCAGCGCGGGCGTGGAGGCGCGGCGGGGCCGGGCGCGGTCACGGCTGCCCCTGGGTCGGCCACAGCTCGTACTCCAGTTCCAGGGGCACGGCCACCCGCCCCCGGATCACGTCCAGCAGGGCGTGGACGTCGGCAGCCGTCGCACCGCCCAGGTTCACGATGAAGTTGGCATGCTCCGGCGCGATCAGGGCGTTCCCGATCCGGGTACCCTTCAGACCGGCCTCGTCGATGAGCCGTCCGGCACTCACGCCGCCTGGATTCTTGAACGCGCAGCCCGGCGTCTTCATCTTGGGCTGGCCCTTCCTGGCCTGATCCGCGAAGTCCATCTTTGCGAGCACGTCCTCTGGGGTGCTCCGGCGCAGCTTCAGGCGCACCCGCGTGACCACGTGGTTGCGGGGGATGCCGCTGTCCCGGTAGCCCCACGCGAGATCCGCCGGTGTGACCTGCACCGTCCCCTGCGGCGTGGCGATCTCGATGGTATGCAGGCCGTCGAACATCTCGCCGTAGCGGGTGCCGGCGTTCATCCACACCGCGCCGCCCACCTGTGCGGGGATGCCCACCGTGCCCTCCAGGTTGCTCAGGCCCAGTTTCTGGAGCTGCCGGATCAGGCCGGGCAGGGGGACGCCGCCCCCCACCCAGCCAGTCACGATCTCGTCGGCGCTGCTCAGCCCGGGATCGGGCGTCAGGTCGCGTTCCGCCAGCGGCCCGGCCAGTCGGATCACCCGCTCCGGCACACCCTCGTCGGCGATCACCAGGTTGCTGCCGCCGCCCAGCACGCGGTAGGGCTGCTCCATCGCCTCGGCGAGCTGGGCGGCGGACGCCACAGACCACACCTCGGCCTCGCCGCCCACACCCAGCGTGGTGAAGCGGGCCAGGGGCAGGCGTTCGACCCGTGCCCCCGTGCGGCTGACCGTCCGATCGGTCACGCCCCCACCCGTCATGCGGGCACGCCCGCGAGTTCCCGCGACAGCTTCCAGACGTCGCCTGCGCCCATGGTCACGATGATATCCCCCGGCCCGGCGGTGTCGCGCAGGGTGCGCACGACCTCGGCCCGGTCCGGCATGTAGCGAGTCGCGGCGTGCCCCTGCTCGGCCATGCGCTGCGAGATCAGCGTGGCGTGGATGCCCTCGATGGGCGGTTCAGACGCGGCGGCGATGTCAAGCAGCAGCACCTCGTCGGCGTCCATCAGGGCATCGGCCAGCCGGGGCCACGACTGCTGGGTGCGCAGGTAGCGGTGCGGCTGGAAGACGACCCGCACGCGCCGCCCGGTCTGCCGCGCCGCCTGCACCGCCGCCGCGACCTTGGTGGCGTTGTGCGCGTAATCGTCGATGACCAGCGCACCGTTCAGCTCCCCGATACGTTGCCAGCGCCGACCCGGTCCCCGGAACGCGGCCAGCGCCGCCGCCGCCTGCGCGAAGTCGCCGCCGTGCAGGTGCGTGACCGCCAGCGCGGCCAGCGCGTTCAGGACGTTGTGCGTGCCCGGCAGCCCCACCCGCGCCATGCCCATCACGGCTCCGTGGACGGTCACCGTGAAATCGGTGCCATCGGCGTCCGGGCGGAGGTTCACCGCGCGGTAGTCGGCCCCGGCCGCCTGCCCGTAGCTCACGCGGTGGGGATTGCCGGCACACAGCGCGTCCAGGCCCGGCCAGTCGGCACACAGGAGGACACGCCCGGACTGCGCGACGAAGCGGGCGAAGCCGGCGTGCTGTTCCTCGACGGTCTCCCAGTACGTCGCCTGGTTGCCGCCCACGTGATCGTCCTCGGCGTTCGTGAACACGGCGGTGCCGCAGCGCAGGGCCGCGAAGCCACGGTCGGACTCGTCCACCTCGGCCACGAAGGGGCCGGCCCCCACGCGGGCGTTGCTGCCGAACTCGGGCACGATGCCGCCCACGAAGGCGGCCGGATCGAGGCCGGCGCCGGCCAGCGCCACGGCGATCATGGAGGTGGTGGTCGTCTTGCCGTGCGTGCCGATCACACCGACGCTGTCCGGGACGTCCAGCAGTTCGTCCAGCAGCGCCATGCGCGGGCGCACCTCGGTGCCCGCCGCCCGCGCCGCCACCAGTTCCGGATGATCCTTGGGCACGGCCTCGGAGGCCACCAGCACGTCGATGGGCCCGAAGGGAGCGGCGGTGATATGGGCCGCACCGTGCCCGACCGCGACCTCGATCCCCTCGGCCTGGAGCTGGGCGGTCAGGTCGGATGCGGAGGCGTCGCAGCCGCTCACACGCTGTCCGCGCGCTGCGAGCAGCCGCGCGAAGGCGCTCATGCCGATGCCACCGATACCCATCAGGTGGTAGTGCAGGGTGGGCGTGTCCGAAGGGGAGCCGTCAGGGAGGAAGTGGGTCATGTCGTCGTGGCGGCGGCCGGAGTCAGGTGGCGTTCGACCAGATCCGCGAAGCGCTCGGCCGCGCCGGGCTGAGAGCGTTTCTGGGCGGCCGTCCGCATCGCGATCCGGGTGCCTGCTGCCGCACACTCTAACACCGCCGCTCCCAGCGCTCTGCCGACCTCCTGCTGCTCGACCACACGTCCCGCCCCGGCCCGCTGCACCGTCATGGCGTTGTGCCACTGGTGGTTCTCGGCGGATTCGGGGAGCGGCACCATGATCAGCGGCACGCCGTGAAACGCGGCCTCGGCCAGGGTGCCGGTGCCGCCGCGCGTGATCGCCAGGTCGGCGGCGCTCCACGCGGCCACGGCGTCCACGTAGCCGCTCACGTGGTACCAGTCGAGGTCGCGCACGCGCGGGGCCACATCGTTCATCCAGCGCTTGCCGGTCGAGTGGATGACCTGCACGCCGGCCCCCAGCTCCGGGGGCGGGGCGGTGGGCGCCCCGCCGAAGTCCAGGTCGATGCGCGGGGTCAGCACGCCCAGGTCATGATCGACCAGACCCTCGCCCCCGAAGATGTTGCGCAGCGTGTCGGGCACGGCATTGTTCAGGAACAGCGAGCCCTGCGACCCGCCCATCACGAAGATGGTGAGCGGGCCATCCTGCAGCCCCAGCCGCGCCAGCGCCTCGGTTCGGGGCAGGCGCTCCTCGCGCACGGGCATCCCCACCAGGGTGCCCTTGCGGGGATCAAGCCCCACGACCTCCGGATACGCGGTACCCACGGCTCTCGCGCCGCGCACGGCCAGCCGCTGGGTCAGGCCCAGCCGGGCGTTCTGCTCGTGCAGCACTGTCGGGATCCGCAGTGCCTGGGCGGCCAGCACCCCCGGCAGGCTGGCAAAGCCACCGAAGCCGACCACCACGCCGGGCCTGAGCTGCGCCAGCAGCGACCGCGCCTGCATGACCCCGGCGCCGGCCCGCAGCAGTTCGCGGGGGTCGGCGCGGCCCTGGCCGCTGCGGGCCAGCTTCCCGGCCTCCACGCCCCGGAAGTCAAGGCCCTGCTCGGCGGCCACGCGCTCCTCCATCCCGCCCCGCTGCCCCAGCAGCAGCGCCCGGTGTCCCCGTGCCATCAGTGCCCGCGCGGTCGCCACCGCCGGATAGATGTGCCCGCCCGTTCCCCCCGTTGCCAACACGACCAGACTCATCGGGGGGAAGTGTAGTGCTTTATGGCCATGACCCCGTGCCCGGTTCTGGGCAGGGACGGTGCGGGACGGCGCACAACGGGAACGGCAGCGGGGCGGTGTTGCCCACGCTGCCGTTCCCGACCCAGTGCTCAGTCGAACAGGTCACCCAGGGCGCGGCCCATACCGCCGCCGTGGCTGCTGCTCTCGCCGCCCACCATGCCGGCCTCGAATTCCTCGTAGGGCTGCACGACCACGAAGCCGTCGCCCTGGAAGACCATCTGGTAGGTCTCGCCGCCGCCGCGCCCGAAGATCGAGCGCAGGGAGGAATCCACCCGCAGCTGCGGCATCAGGCTGCCGCTCCACGCGATGGTGGCATTGGGGTCGGTGAAGATCGGTTCGTTCGGCGTGACGCGCAGCGTGAGCGGTTTGCCGTGCGACAGGATCGCCACCATGCCCTGCCCACTGACGCGGACGCTGAACAGGCCGCCCGAGGCCATGCCCGCCATGCGCCGGTGCATGGTGATGTCGTACTGGACGCTGTCCTCGAAGGCCAGCAGATCGTTGCCGTTGACGTTGATGGTATCGCCCGCCAGCCGCAGGATCTGGATTTCCTTGCCCTGATCGGCCAGATACACCACGCCCCGGCCCTCGATCTTGGCCATGGGGCTCATCTCCTGGCTCACGGCCCGCTTCAGGGCCTTCATCAGGCCGCCTTCCAGCGTGCCCTCGCGCTTGAAGCTGAGGTTGCCCTTGTAGGCGATCATGGCCCCGAGCTTGCTCCACACGCGGCCGTTGACCTTGACCTCCAGCATCTTGCTGGATTCCAGCTCGAAGACGTCCCCCGGCTGGTCGCGCTCGGCGGTCTGCGCCACGAAGTCGCGCAGGGAGTACGTGCCGTCACTGCCTGGATGCATGTTTGTCATACGGGGCACTGTACGACGGCTGCCGGGCGAAGGTTCCGAACCGGAGTGCGGTGACCGGCACCCGCACGGCCGGGTCAGCGGATGACGATCCCACGGCGAGCGCTGCACCGCGGCCCGGCCCCTGCCCTCCGGGGGGGCGCGACCGACCGGGCCCACGGCGGGCAGGAGCACGTCTCCGTGTGGGCCTCCCGGCCTGCGCCACAGGCCCCAGGACTCACCCGACACCCGTAACTTGACTAATCCACTCGGATTAATCGATATTGGCCGCCATGATGACCGCCTTCCTGAACTCCATGCTGTTGGCCTCTGCTGTCCTTGCTGCTGGCACCGCCTCTGCCCAGGGCGTCACCATCACCCACGACGAGGGCCGGGCGACCGTGCCGCGTGACCCCAAACGGATCGTGGTCATGGACGAGGAATCCCTGGGCTGGATCGCCGCGCTGGGCCTCAGTGACCGCATCGTGGGTCTGGGCAGCGTGTACCTGACCCCCAGCGACGTGAGCGGCACGACCATCAAGCCCAATGTCCTGAAGAGCGGCTACTTCGGCCGGGCCAAGCTGGGTAATCCCGCGTATGTCGGGGACTGGCAGAAACCCAACCTGGAAGTCGTGACGGCCCTGAAGCCTGACCTGATCGTGCGCCTGACCTGGGACGGCAACCAGAACTACGACAACCTGAGTAAGATCGCTCCCACCGTCGGGTACAAGGAGGGCGGCACCGGCTTCTGGCAGAAGGGGCTGCGCGACCTGGCCCGCGTGTTCGGGCGGCAGGTGCAGGCCGAGCAGGTCATCAAGGCCGTGTCGGACACCAACCGCGCCAACGGCCGCAAGTTGACCGAGGCCGGCGTGTTCCGCACCTACCCCAAGGTGATCGTGGTCGCGCCCTTCGCGGGTGGGCAGAACTGGGTCTACACCGACACCCGCCTGATCCCGGATCTGAAGGCCCTGGGCTTCAAGGACGGCTACAGCGCGAGCAAGACCACGCTGGGGGTCGGGGCCCAGATCAGTGACGAGGCCCTGCTGGGCCTGGACAGGAAGACCCTGGTCGTGCTGTTCCCCCCCGGCGGCAAGTACAACGGCGTGGAGGCCTTCCAGAAGACCGCCATCGGCCAGCGGCTGGCCGCCCAGAGCGTCGTGTATGTCCCCGAGGACTTCAGCGCCTACACCGGCCCCCTGGTGAGCGTGCGCAACAGCAACGACCTGACGCGCGTGATCCTGGGGAAGATGAAGTGAGCGGGATGCCGGTTGAATCCCGCAGTGCCGTCCTGCGGGTTCAATCCGACTGGACAGAGAACGCACGGATTCCAGGCGATGGACGGACATCCGGTGCGTTCCTGGGTGACCGGGAAGAGGATGGAACCCGTGTGAGCCGTGCCTGTGACCGCCACTGACCGCCCCGCCCGGCGGCCGCTGTGCTCGGACGTGTCGCTCGCGCTGGGGGAAGACCCGGTCGGCACCGCGCCCCACTGGCAGGAGGTCACGGTGCTGGAGCTGAATGTCCCGGTGTGGGCGACGGTGCGCGACGTGGCGAACTGGACACCGGAACACCACCAGCTGTTCGAGCGCCTGCGCGGCAAGGTCGAGGCCAGCGGCGCGGGCTTCGGCCTGCTGATGAGTGCCCCGGCCACACGCGGTCAACCCCTGCGCGTCCGGCATCACACGCTCGGTGCGGGCGGCTACACGCGGCGCGACTATGCCAGCGAGCTTCCGCAGACGGAGTGGGCACATGGCCTGATTGACACACTGCTTGACCCGCAGAATCTGCACGCCTGGGATGAACAGCCGGTGCCAGCGGGGCCGGACATCCATGTCTGCACGCACGGCACGGTGGACGCCGCGTGCGGGCGCTACGGCGTCCCGGTCTACCAGCACCTCGCGGACAGTGGCGTCCGGGCGTGGCGCACCGGCCACTTCGGCGGGCACCGCTTTGCCGCCACCGCCGTGGAACTGCCCAGCGGCCTGCTGTGGGCCCACCTGACCCCGGCGCTGGCTATGCAGGTCGCCCGCCGCGAGGTGCCGCCCGCACAGGTCGCCCGGAATCTGCGCGGCTTCAGTGGTCTGCCGCCCGTGGCCCAGGTGCTCGACCGTGACCTGCTTGTGCAGCACGGCTGGTCGTGGCTGGACGCCCACCGCTGGGCCGATGTGGACGGCGACGACGTGACGCTGCACTACGACTGGCAGGGCGAGCGCGGACATGTGCGGGCCACCGTCACCCACGACCTCCTGAGCGTGACCGATTCGAGCCACTCGGCCACACAGTCCGACGTGCGGCAGTACCGCGTGGCATGGCACTGACCCGCCCCGGTGTCCTCACCCGCATCACGTGGCTGCCGCTCTGCGCGGCGCTGCTGCTGCTCGCCGGACTGGCATCCCTGGCGCTGGGGGCCAGCGACCTGCCGCTGAACCGTCTGCCGGGCCTGCTGCTGCATCCGGATACCAGCACCGAGAGCCTCGTGATCCACACGCTGCGGCTGCCGCGCACGCTGGTCGCGGCCCTGGCCGGGGCGGGGCTGGGCGTGTCCGGCCTGCTCCTCCAGGCGGTGACCCGCAACCCGCTGGCCGATCCCGGCATCCTGGGGGTCGAGGCCGGCGGGGCACTGGGCATCCTGACCGCCGTGGTGTTCTTTCCCGCCGCGCCCGCGTGGCTGTTCGTGCCCGCTGCCTTCGCCGGGGGCCTGCTGGCGGCGCTGGCCGCTTACAGCGTCGCGCGCTCCGTGGGCGTCACGCCGCTGCGGCTGGCGCTGGCCGGTGTGGCG from Deinococcus sp. AB2017081 encodes the following:
- the pfkA gene encoding 6-phosphofructokinase, with the translated sequence MTEPTPTHHSNPAGIKRVAVLTSGGDAPGMNAAIRAVVRTATFEGIEVVGVRRGFSGLHRGELHLLGARDVANTIQRGGTILLTARSHTWRTPEGRERGARHLREWNVDGLIVIGGDGSFHGGHFLQQEHGVPVIGVPGTIDNDLYGTDHTIGYFTAVETALDAVDKLRDTGASHERIFVIEVMGRHAGHIALDVAVAGGAEEVFIPEDGKPVSDAIAAVKDSVAKGKLGSIIIVAEGYPGGAQAVADAIQAETGYETRVSILGHIQRGGSPVSSDRILASRLGEASVYALMEGRSNVMVGRGAGGITYTPLQETWEKRKDVSRDLYRCAKTLSV
- the ftsZ gene encoding cell division protein FtsZ, translating into MQAARIRVIGLGGAGNNAVNRMIESGLEGVEFIAGNTDAQVLAKSHAEIRIQLGDRLTRGLGAGADPEVGEKAALEDRERIKEYLDGTDMLFITAGMGGGTGTGSAPVVAEIAREMGVLTVAIVTRPFRFEGPKRQRVAEEGISKLADRVDGMIVVNNEKLLTAVDKKVSFREAFLIADRVLYYGVKGISDVINVDGMINLDFADVRNLLANSGTVLMGIGAGRGEKVAEEAAMSAIHSPLLERGIDGARRILVNVTGGYDLSMTDANEIVEKIREATGFDDPDILFGITPDEAAGDEVRVTVIATGFNDTTIGIASGLRGPSVETFVKPVRGGGSGGYDPKDYDIPAFLRNVERD
- the ftsA gene encoding cell division protein FtsA gives rise to the protein MKDNPIIVGLDIGTTKITTVIGEVAEGGNVDIIGEGSMPSEGMKRGSVVNLERATHAIRQSVQAAERVSGVKVDRVFVSVAGNHAKAITSHGLAAIRRNQEIAQPDVDRAIENARAVPLDPNLEIIHTLPQEYVVDGQEGIKSPVGMHGVRLEVDVHIVAGTAGPLLNLRRCVQEAGLQVSGFVLHALASGLATLEAAEQMQTVIVVDMGGGTTDVGVFKRGNLAHSACIPIGGEHVTADLAQILKIPLEEAENVKKRYGAALPELADQDLTLEITTASGSTHAISAFELSRIIKPRLAEIFSLIRDEIDHTLGPVELVAQGVVLTGGAASLRGVADLARDRFRLPVRVGRPRGIGGLNDIVNGPAHAASVGLVLYGIGQDGKVPHTVFRDDPNKDQIEGLDLPPVIVQPPVIAEQKAGKTGGGEGFVDRIRNLFKDWL
- a CDS encoding cell division protein FtsQ/DivIB — encoded protein: MTAPGPAAPPRPRWPWIAGAVVAGAALAASWFALPVRQIGVSGNVQVPAAQIKQLAGAHAGFGWLYYGSWRARGLLDSPWIESAVVTRRFPDRVSITVTERRPVARWNAGSAVQAVAADGTVMPGGRGLERLPLIEGWGPDRHRDALRVLSALSAYNVRSVTYTPAGLRVKLPTGSIWSGDLDSLLKYAGSITMYPNTDLAIYPWGVSVQE
- a CDS encoding UDP-N-acetylmuramate dehydrogenase, with amino-acid sequence MTGGGVTDRTVSRTGARVERLPLARFTTLGVGGEAEVWSVASAAQLAEAMEQPYRVLGGGSNLVIADEGVPERVIRLAGPLAERDLTPDPGLSSADEIVTGWVGGGVPLPGLIRQLQKLGLSNLEGTVGIPAQVGGAVWMNAGTRYGEMFDGLHTIEIATPQGTVQVTPADLAWGYRDSGIPRNHVVTRVRLKLRRSTPEDVLAKMDFADQARKGQPKMKTPGCAFKNPGGVSAGRLIDEAGLKGTRIGNALIAPEHANFIVNLGGATAADVHALLDVIRGRVAVPLELEYELWPTQGQP
- the murC gene encoding UDP-N-acetylmuramate--L-alanine ligase, with product MTHFLPDGSPSDTPTLHYHLMGIGGIGMSAFARLLAARGQRVSGCDASASDLTAQLQAEGIEVAVGHGAAHITAAPFGPIDVLVASEAVPKDHPELVAARAAGTEVRPRMALLDELLDVPDSVGVIGTHGKTTTTSMIAVALAGAGLDPAAFVGGIVPEFGSNARVGAGPFVAEVDESDRGFAALRCGTAVFTNAEDDHVGGNQATYWETVEEQHAGFARFVAQSGRVLLCADWPGLDALCAGNPHRVSYGQAAGADYRAVNLRPDADGTDFTVTVHGAVMGMARVGLPGTHNVLNALAALAVTHLHGGDFAQAAAALAAFRGPGRRWQRIGELNGALVIDDYAHNATKVAAAVQAARQTGRRVRVVFQPHRYLRTQQSWPRLADALMDADEVLLLDIAAASEPPIEGIHATLISQRMAEQGHAATRYMPDRAEVVRTLRDTAGPGDIIVTMGAGDVWKLSRELAGVPA
- the murG gene encoding undecaprenyldiphospho-muramoylpentapeptide beta-N-acetylglucosaminyltransferase; this encodes MSLVVLATGGTGGHIYPAVATARALMARGHRALLLGQRGGMEERVAAEQGLDFRGVEAGKLARSGQGRADPRELLRAGAGVMQARSLLAQLRPGVVVGFGGFASLPGVLAAQALRIPTVLHEQNARLGLTQRLAVRGARAVGTAYPEVVGLDPRKGTLVGMPVREERLPRTEALARLGLQDGPLTIFVMGGSQGSLFLNNAVPDTLRNIFGGEGLVDHDLGVLTPRIDLDFGGAPTAPPPELGAGVQVIHSTGKRWMNDVAPRVRDLDWYHVSGYVDAVAAWSAADLAITRGGTGTLAEAAFHGVPLIMVPLPESAENHQWHNAMTVQRAGAGRVVEQQEVGRALGAAVLECAAAGTRIAMRTAAQKRSQPGAAERFADLVERHLTPAAATTT
- a CDS encoding AIM24 family protein, producing the protein MTNMHPGSDGTYSLRDFVAQTAERDQPGDVFELESSKMLEVKVNGRVWSKLGAMIAYKGNLSFKREGTLEGGLMKALKRAVSQEMSPMAKIEGRGVVYLADQGKEIQILRLAGDTINVNGNDLLAFEDSVQYDITMHRRMAGMASGGLFSVRVSGQGMVAILSHGKPLTLRVTPNEPIFTDPNATIAWSGSLMPQLRVDSSLRSIFGRGGGETYQMVFQGDGFVVVQPYEEFEAGMVGGESSSHGGGMGRALGDLFD
- a CDS encoding iron-siderophore ABC transporter substrate-binding protein, with amino-acid sequence MMTAFLNSMLLASAVLAAGTASAQGVTITHDEGRATVPRDPKRIVVMDEESLGWIAALGLSDRIVGLGSVYLTPSDVSGTTIKPNVLKSGYFGRAKLGNPAYVGDWQKPNLEVVTALKPDLIVRLTWDGNQNYDNLSKIAPTVGYKEGGTGFWQKGLRDLARVFGRQVQAEQVIKAVSDTNRANGRKLTEAGVFRTYPKVIVVAPFAGGQNWVYTDTRLIPDLKALGFKDGYSASKTTLGVGAQISDEALLGLDRKTLVVLFPPGGKYNGVEAFQKTAIGQRLAAQSVVYVPEDFSAYTGPLVSVRNSNDLTRVILGKMK
- a CDS encoding sucrase ferredoxin — its product is MTATDRPARRPLCSDVSLALGEDPVGTAPHWQEVTVLELNVPVWATVRDVANWTPEHHQLFERLRGKVEASGAGFGLLMSAPATRGQPLRVRHHTLGAGGYTRRDYASELPQTEWAHGLIDTLLDPQNLHAWDEQPVPAGPDIHVCTHGTVDAACGRYGVPVYQHLADSGVRAWRTGHFGGHRFAATAVELPSGLLWAHLTPALAMQVARREVPPAQVARNLRGFSGLPPVAQVLDRDLLVQHGWSWLDAHRWADVDGDDVTLHYDWQGERGHVRATVTHDLLSVTDSSHSATQSDVRQYRVAWH